One stretch of Halalkalicoccus sp. NIPERK01 DNA includes these proteins:
- a CDS encoding bifunctional UDP-sugar hydrolase/5'-nucleotidase → MSHDCGCERDAPTRGEPARERSTISKRGRTSRRTVLGAAAAGLAGSALAGRGAADGDEDTVTIVHDLHTHSGIGRLDGPNIARYRTVIDEQLAAHDDAVFLTSGDELGSSPVSFFTKGTHNVAFMNELNIAAAGVGNHDFDYGVETATERFESSEFPWINSALFTPEGDPIPGTERWITIDVGDVTLGVFNVVVRGFHNITNYPEEYEARDPVETAKEMVECLEAEGADVIVLASHVAHDTHYEIAEAVDGLDAIFGSHSHITFDEAEIHHGTVISEIGYAYAHLGVMTLDSAGDLVEWERIDLDESVEPDPAFDARMRVQYADLHEELSREVGETAVELDASGTTSNGRESRLGNLITDAIRETMDTEIALQTAGRIRTDNTYGPGTLTAHDVLRIMPFTDTLVAFEATGEEVRSALEGRIDYLPEDPFGARQRQQVGGLSYEWSGHEEASVGEVYVAGEELDPEGTYTVGTTGYVKDTALGYESFRDNDVLRETDSGLGPAVMEYVERRGRVAPRIENRILRVDAEVGAATDRSLVDDEFVVRFPIPDRAKSIHGGSFYALTPGGDRYDARRAERDGDEVAVAFDREGWGAFARAGEGGSIRVFGGFDPDDAAYDYRDAEGDLRGLPVTDAVDGFVMKGLLGDSG, encoded by the coding sequence ATGTCCCACGACTGCGGGTGCGAGCGGGACGCACCCACAAGGGGCGAACCCGCCCGCGAGCGCAGCACGATCAGCAAGCGCGGTCGGACCAGCCGGCGGACCGTGCTGGGCGCGGCGGCCGCCGGCCTCGCGGGGTCGGCGCTCGCGGGACGCGGGGCGGCGGACGGGGACGAGGATACGGTCACCATCGTCCACGACCTCCACACCCACAGCGGGATCGGCCGACTCGACGGGCCGAACATCGCCCGCTACCGGACGGTCATCGACGAGCAACTCGCCGCCCACGACGACGCCGTCTTCCTCACCAGCGGCGACGAACTGGGCTCCTCGCCGGTCTCGTTTTTCACGAAGGGGACCCACAACGTGGCGTTCATGAACGAACTCAACATCGCCGCCGCGGGCGTGGGCAACCACGACTTCGACTACGGCGTCGAGACCGCGACCGAGCGCTTCGAGTCCAGCGAGTTCCCCTGGATCAACTCCGCGCTGTTCACCCCGGAGGGCGATCCCATCCCGGGCACCGAGCGCTGGATCACGATCGATGTCGGCGACGTCACCCTCGGCGTGTTCAACGTCGTCGTCCGCGGATTCCACAACATCACCAACTACCCCGAGGAGTACGAGGCGCGCGACCCCGTCGAGACCGCGAAGGAGATGGTCGAGTGTCTCGAAGCCGAGGGCGCGGACGTGATCGTGCTGGCCTCGCACGTCGCCCACGACACCCACTACGAGATCGCCGAGGCGGTCGACGGCCTCGATGCGATCTTCGGCTCGCACTCGCACATCACGTTCGACGAGGCCGAGATCCACCACGGGACGGTCATCAGCGAGATCGGCTACGCCTACGCCCACCTGGGCGTGATGACGCTGGATTCGGCGGGCGACCTCGTCGAGTGGGAGCGCATCGACCTCGACGAGAGCGTCGAACCCGACCCCGCGTTCGACGCCCGGATGCGCGTCCAGTACGCCGACCTCCACGAGGAACTCTCCCGCGAGGTCGGCGAGACGGCGGTCGAACTCGACGCCTCGGGGACGACCAGCAACGGCCGCGAGAGCCGCCTTGGCAACCTCATCACCGACGCGATCCGCGAGACGATGGACACCGAGATCGCCCTCCAGACCGCCGGCCGAATCAGGACGGACAACACCTACGGGCCGGGGACGTTGACGGCGCACGACGTCCTGCGGATCATGCCCTTTACCGACACGCTGGTCGCCTTCGAGGCGACCGGCGAGGAGGTCCGCTCGGCCCTCGAGGGCCGGATCGACTACCTCCCCGAGGACCCCTTCGGCGCGCGCCAGCGCCAGCAGGTCGGCGGGCTGAGCTACGAGTGGAGCGGCCACGAGGAGGCCTCGGTCGGCGAGGTCTACGTGGCGGGCGAGGAACTCGACCCCGAGGGGACCTACACCGTCGGAACGACGGGCTACGTCAAGGACACCGCGCTGGGCTACGAGTCGTTCCGGGACAACGACGTCCTTCGAGAGACCGACTCGGGGCTCGGACCCGCCGTCATGGAGTACGTCGAGCGCCGGGGTCGGGTCGCCCCGCGGATCGAGAACCGCATCCTCCGGGTCGACGCCGAGGTCGGCGCGGCGACCGACCGCTCGCTGGTCGACGACGAGTTCGTCGTCCGGTTCCCGATCCCCGATCGGGCCAAGTCGATCCACGGGGGGAGCTTCTACGCGCTGACCCCCGGGGGCGATCGCTACGACGCCCGGCGGGCCGAGCGCGACGGCGACGAGGTGGCGGTCGCGTTCGACCGCGAGGGCTGGGGGGCGTTCGCGCGGGCCGGCGAGGGGGGGTCGATCCGGGTGTTCGGCGGGTTCGATCCCGACGACGCGGCCTACGACTACCGCGACGCCGAGGGCGACCTGCGCGGGTTGCCGGTCACGGACGCGGTCGACGGGTTCGTCATGAAGGGGCTGCTCGGCGACTCGGGGTAG
- the pheA gene encoding prephenate dehydratase, translating into MRAVTLGPAGTYSHRAAGAVAGDVEFRESVTGIVEAVATGRADRGVIPIENSIEGSVTESLDALAEYEVGVVREIVTPIRHALLAQDGEFSTVASHSQALAQCREFLDREYPDADLEPVASTARGVELAREDPTVAAIGHPENSSNGTELRILAEDIQDRDSNATRFLVVAPPAERTAAGGKSSFIVYPSMNYPGLLLELLEAFADEDINLSRIESRPSGERLGDYLFHIDCEAGMYEGRTERAFERIESIAQKGWARWLGSYDTEHVLY; encoded by the coding sequence ATGAGAGCAGTCACGCTGGGACCGGCCGGGACGTACTCACACCGGGCGGCGGGCGCCGTCGCCGGGGACGTCGAGTTCCGCGAATCGGTCACGGGGATCGTCGAGGCGGTCGCGACCGGCCGGGCGGACCGGGGCGTGATCCCCATCGAGAACAGCATCGAGGGCAGCGTCACCGAGAGCCTCGACGCGCTCGCCGAGTACGAGGTCGGCGTCGTCCGGGAGATCGTCACGCCGATCCGCCACGCGCTGCTCGCCCAGGACGGGGAGTTCTCGACCGTCGCGAGCCACTCGCAGGCGCTCGCGCAGTGCCGGGAGTTCCTCGACCGGGAGTACCCCGACGCCGACCTCGAACCGGTCGCGAGCACCGCCCGCGGGGTCGAACTCGCCCGCGAGGACCCCACGGTCGCGGCGATCGGCCACCCCGAGAATTCGAGCAACGGAACCGAACTGCGGATCCTCGCCGAGGACATCCAGGACCGGGACTCGAACGCCACGCGCTTTCTCGTCGTCGCGCCGCCCGCCGAGCGCACCGCGGCGGGCGGGAAGTCCTCCTTTATCGTCTACCCGAGCATGAACTACCCCGGGCTCCTGCTCGAACTGCTCGAGGCGTTCGCCGACGAGGACATCAACCTCTCGCGGATCGAATCGCGCCCCAGCGGCGAGCGCCTCGGGGACTACCTCTTTCACATCGACTGCGAGGCGGGCATGTACGAGGGACGGACCGAGCGGGCGTTCGAGCGCATCGAGTCGATCGCACAGAAGGGGTGGGCGCGCTGGCTCGGGTCGTACGACACCGAACACGTCCTGTACTGA
- a CDS encoding ABC transporter substrate-binding protein yields the protein MAEFTDATRRSLLTATAGLALPLAGCLSGDEDQRRPEEGEAAEIEPGGEFAVGLPGEPEALNPLTASSAHTNALLDLLYQPGVVVEPVGFEAMPWVFTDWTARETDGGMEVDFSVREDLRWTDGEPLTVEDVRFTYEYYVDRGPERFFAAVDPIESVREANGEHDLTLALDRVVGSYEVEQLSLRLLPEHVWHDVEDHAAHDPEEPVGLGPGRLAAGSGTELAVALEAEWPLAAQGWVEDHDLLLAGGPYLDSIRFRVLETDAAAHRELLNGGIDAMYASAFDATRAREIHDREELGLVEGRDDGYAHYTLNLRRPPLDDQAFRQALSMAMDRRQWVDEIALGYAVPGSVVVPPAFEHLRPETAVGESVQQRPDEAAPGATRALWFREAEGGGLDVEAVRGFLERGAVVSGSGGTYAGREYPGSLSDFGETARTEAAYDYTFEEVRSDVLEENGIDRELYVDGRTVEEVHDGPLTVLAPPADERPRVLEFTRGYVRSLRRLGVPTELAVLPANSIADRAYLDADFDVYPGDWSALSPHGTSLYDLFHSDNAHAEGSGSTFAYNAAGYGLDGSAGADDAIAAARAEPDRERRNELVREVAERIYLEAPTLVRSYRIEQWPVDTADFAGFLPDVPGVGSSNLWMQSLNVHRR from the coding sequence ATGGCGGAGTTCACCGACGCGACGCGGCGCTCGCTGCTGACGGCGACGGCGGGGCTGGCGCTCCCGCTCGCGGGCTGTCTCAGCGGCGACGAGGACCAACGACGGCCCGAGGAGGGCGAGGCCGCGGAGATCGAACCGGGCGGCGAGTTCGCGGTCGGGCTGCCGGGCGAACCCGAGGCGCTGAACCCGCTGACGGCGAGTTCGGCCCACACGAACGCGCTGCTCGACCTGCTCTACCAGCCGGGCGTCGTCGTCGAACCCGTGGGGTTCGAGGCGATGCCGTGGGTCTTCACCGACTGGACCGCCCGGGAGACCGACGGCGGAATGGAGGTGGACTTCAGCGTCCGCGAGGACCTCCGGTGGACCGACGGCGAGCCCCTGACCGTCGAGGACGTCCGCTTCACCTACGAGTACTACGTCGACCGGGGGCCTGAGCGGTTCTTCGCCGCGGTCGACCCCATCGAGTCGGTCCGGGAGGCAAACGGCGAGCACGACCTCACGCTCGCGCTCGACCGCGTCGTCGGCTCCTACGAGGTCGAACAGCTCTCGCTTCGGTTGCTGCCCGAACACGTCTGGCACGACGTCGAGGACCACGCTGCCCACGACCCCGAGGAACCGGTCGGCCTCGGCCCGGGCCGACTCGCCGCCGGTTCCGGTACGGAACTCGCGGTCGCCCTCGAAGCGGAGTGGCCGCTCGCCGCCCAGGGGTGGGTCGAGGACCACGACCTGCTGCTGGCGGGCGGCCCCTACCTCGATTCGATCCGGTTTCGGGTCCTCGAGACCGACGCCGCGGCCCACCGGGAGCTCCTGAACGGCGGGATCGACGCGATGTACGCGAGCGCGTTCGACGCCACGCGGGCCCGCGAGATCCACGACCGCGAGGAACTCGGCCTGGTCGAGGGGCGCGACGACGGCTACGCCCACTACACCCTCAACCTGCGGCGGCCGCCCCTCGACGACCAGGCGTTCAGACAGGCCCTGAGCATGGCGATGGACCGCCGCCAGTGGGTCGACGAGATCGCGCTGGGCTACGCCGTCCCCGGGAGCGTCGTCGTCCCGCCGGCGTTCGAGCACCTCCGTCCCGAGACGGCGGTCGGCGAGTCCGTCCAGCAACGCCCCGACGAGGCGGCCCCCGGCGCGACCCGGGCGCTGTGGTTCCGCGAGGCCGAGGGCGGCGGCCTCGACGTCGAGGCCGTCCGCGGTTTTCTCGAACGCGGCGCGGTCGTCTCCGGTTCCGGGGGCACCTACGCCGGACGCGAGTACCCCGGCAGCCTGAGCGACTTCGGCGAGACCGCCCGGACCGAGGCGGCCTACGACTACACGTTCGAGGAGGTCCGGTCGGACGTCCTCGAGGAGAACGGGATCGACCGCGAACTGTACGTCGACGGACGGACCGTCGAGGAGGTCCACGACGGCCCCCTCACGGTGCTCGCCCCGCCGGCCGACGAGCGCCCGCGGGTCCTCGAGTTCACCCGGGGCTACGTTCGGTCCCTCCGCCGATTGGGCGTCCCGACCGAACTGGCGGTCCTCCCCGCGAACTCGATCGCCGACCGGGCGTACCTCGACGCCGACTTCGACGTCTATCCGGGGGACTGGTCCGCCCTCTCGCCACACGGGACCTCGCTGTACGACCTCTTTCACAGCGACAACGCCCACGCCGAGGGGTCGGGGTCCACCTTCGCGTACAACGCCGCGGGCTACGGGCTCGACGGGTCGGCGGGGGCCGACGACGCCATCGCCGCGGCCCGCGCCGAACCCGACCGGGAGCGGCGAAACGAACTCGTCCGCGAGGTCGCAGAACGCATCTACCTCGAGGCGCCGACGCTCGTCCGCTCGTACCGGATCGAACAGTGGCCGGTCGATACGGCCGACTTCGCGGGCTTTCTGCCCGACGTTCCCGGCGTCGGGAGTTCGAACCTCTGGATGCAGTCGCTGAACGTCCACCGGCGATAG
- a CDS encoding helix-turn-helix domain-containing protein: protein MNESTIVQTRIPADRFLLAETMARGPDLVYEAEPFVLSDSDLFPYLWVRNHTDVDFEVHAEGDPTVRAVERLAAFDHEILYRVHWNRHGGVGAAVEAIVDEPSAVLQASGRDGEWEVKLRFDSKAAASAFHDACAATDVRLHISQVHREDGPRTSQWSLTTGQRQALVTALEMGYFDVPRGATAEEVSDALGISDAALSQRLRRATTNLVSNTITIGGPTGVGHPDAAADERAGGS, encoded by the coding sequence ATGAACGAGAGCACCATCGTCCAGACCCGAATACCCGCGGATCGGTTCCTCCTGGCCGAGACGATGGCACGGGGACCCGATCTGGTGTACGAGGCCGAGCCGTTCGTCCTCTCGGACAGCGACCTCTTCCCGTACCTCTGGGTCCGGAACCACACGGACGTGGACTTCGAGGTCCACGCCGAGGGCGACCCCACCGTTCGCGCCGTCGAACGACTCGCGGCGTTCGATCACGAGATCCTCTACCGGGTTCATTGGAACCGACACGGGGGAGTCGGGGCCGCGGTGGAGGCGATCGTGGACGAGCCCTCGGCGGTGCTTCAGGCGTCCGGTCGGGACGGCGAGTGGGAGGTCAAACTCCGGTTCGATTCCAAGGCGGCCGCGTCGGCGTTCCACGACGCGTGCGCCGCCACCGACGTCAGGCTCCATATCTCGCAGGTGCACCGCGAGGACGGGCCGCGTACCAGCCAGTGGAGCCTGACCACCGGGCAACGCCAGGCGCTCGTTACGGCCCTCGAGATGGGCTACTTCGACGTCCCGCGGGGGGCGACCGCAGAGGAGGTCAGCGACGCGCTCGGGATCTCCGATGCCGCCCTCTCCCAGCGGCTGCGGCGAGCCACGACGAACCTCGTTTCGAACACGATCACGATCGGCGGGCCGACCGGGGTCGGCCATCCCGACGCGGCGGCCGACGAGCGAGCGGGTGGCTCGTGA
- the lpdA gene encoding dihydrolipoyl dehydrogenase, with translation MVVGDIATGTDVLVIGAGPGGYVAAIRAGQLDLDVTLVEKDAYGGTCLNHGCIPSKALITATGVAHEAGNAEGMGIHADPAIDMGGMMEWKEGVVSQLTGGVEKLCKANGVNLVEGRAEFDGENRARVAHGGDGQGSESIEFEHAIVATGSRPIEIPGFEFDGEHVLSSRDALSLESVPDSLVIVGAGYIGMELAGVFAKLGTDVTVVEMLEEALTGYADDLAKPVVDTMEDLGVEIRLGEAASGWEETGNGMSVTTETEDGEETSYACEKALVAVGRQPVTDTLNLEAIGLEPDEGGFLATDDRARTDLEHVFAVGDVAGEPMLAHKGMKEGQVAAEVIAGEPSALDYQAVPAAVFTEPEIGTVGMTETEAEEAGFEPAVGQMPFRASGRALTTGHTDGFVRVVADAESGFVLGGQIVGPEASELIAEVGLAIELGATLEDVAATIHTHPTLSEAVHEAAENALGHAIHTLNR, from the coding sequence ATGGTCGTCGGAGACATCGCAACTGGCACGGACGTACTGGTGATCGGCGCGGGCCCTGGCGGGTACGTGGCCGCCATCCGGGCGGGACAGCTCGATCTGGACGTGACCCTCGTCGAGAAGGACGCGTATGGCGGGACCTGCCTGAACCACGGCTGCATCCCCTCGAAGGCGCTCATCACGGCAACGGGGGTCGCCCACGAGGCCGGAAACGCAGAGGGGATGGGCATCCACGCCGACCCCGCCATCGACATGGGCGGGATGATGGAGTGGAAAGAGGGCGTCGTCTCCCAACTGACGGGCGGCGTCGAGAAGCTGTGTAAGGCGAACGGCGTGAACCTCGTCGAAGGGCGTGCGGAGTTCGACGGCGAGAACAGGGCACGGGTCGCTCACGGCGGCGACGGCCAAGGGTCGGAATCGATCGAGTTCGAACACGCGATCGTCGCGACGGGTTCGAGACCGATCGAGATCCCCGGCTTCGAGTTCGACGGCGAGCACGTCCTGAGCTCCCGGGACGCCCTCTCGCTGGAGTCGGTCCCCGACTCACTCGTGATCGTCGGCGCGGGCTACATCGGGATGGAATTAGCAGGTGTGTTCGCGAAGCTCGGCACCGACGTGACAGTAGTAGAAATGCTCGAGGAGGCGCTGACGGGCTACGCCGACGACCTCGCGAAACCCGTCGTCGACACCATGGAGGACCTCGGCGTGGAGATCCGCCTCGGCGAGGCCGCAAGCGGGTGGGAGGAGACGGGGAACGGGATGAGCGTCACCACCGAAACGGAGGACGGAGAGGAGACCAGCTACGCCTGCGAGAAGGCGCTCGTGGCCGTCGGTCGCCAGCCGGTGACGGACACCCTCAATCTGGAGGCCATCGGGCTCGAACCCGACGAGGGCGGCTTCCTTGCGACCGACGACCGCGCGCGGACGGATCTCGAGCACGTCTTCGCGGTCGGCGACGTCGCCGGCGAGCCGATGCTCGCCCACAAGGGAATGAAAGAGGGACAGGTCGCCGCGGAGGTGATCGCGGGCGAGCCGAGCGCGCTGGACTACCAGGCGGTACCGGCGGCCGTCTTTACCGAGCCCGAGATCGGAACGGTGGGAATGACCGAGACCGAAGCCGAAGAAGCGGGCTTCGAACCCGCGGTCGGCCAGATGCCGTTTCGCGCCAGCGGGCGGGCGCTCACGACGGGCCACACCGACGGGTTCGTCCGGGTCGTCGCCGACGCCGAGAGCGGGTTCGTCCTCGGGGGCCAGATCGTCGGCCCCGAGGCCTCCGAGTTGATCGCCGAGGTCGGGCTGGCGATCGAACTCGGAGCGACCCTCGAGGACGTGGCGGCGACGATCCACACCCATCCGACGCTCTCGGAGGCGGTCCACGAGGCCGCCGAGAACGCGCTGGGCCACGCGATCCACACGCTCAACCGGTAG
- a CDS encoding 2-oxo acid dehydrogenase subunit E2, whose amino-acid sequence MVREFKLPDVGEGVAEGEIVRWLVSEGDEVTEDQPVAEVETDKAVVEVPSPVNGSVKEIRADEGEVVPVGTVIITFAVEGEDGEETTGSADTEEPTASQEQVGEEPADIGDGESDEVETPAGRTFAPPNVRRLARELGVDIASVSGSGPGGRITERDVREAAEGGDETDAEGPKRLDEGLKSATRKAGEDESGGEPASGTADLEAADRERTLAAPATRRLAEEEGIDLNRVPASEERDGEAFVTPEAVREYAEAQRAAQVADAEAVAAEEPSEREEREERVPYRGIRRTIGRQMANSKFTAPHVTHHDTAEVEGLVGTRADLRARAEERGVRLTYVPFVMKALVAALREFPEMNAALDEEAEEIVVKRYYNVGIAVATDAGLMVPVVRNVDEKGILQLASEVNELAQKARERSITREEMQGGTFTITNFGAIGGEYATPIINHPEVAILGLGELAERPVVEDGSVEAAHTLPLSLSIDHRVIDGADAAAFANRVIEYLENPTLLLLE is encoded by the coding sequence ATGGTCCGCGAGTTCAAACTGCCCGACGTGGGCGAGGGCGTCGCGGAGGGTGAGATCGTCCGGTGGCTGGTCTCGGAGGGCGACGAGGTCACGGAAGACCAGCCCGTCGCGGAGGTCGAAACCGACAAAGCAGTGGTCGAAGTGCCCTCGCCAGTCAACGGATCGGTAAAGGAGATCCGCGCCGACGAGGGCGAGGTCGTCCCCGTCGGGACCGTCATCATCACCTTCGCGGTCGAGGGCGAGGACGGAGAAGAGACGACCGGGAGCGCCGACACCGAGGAGCCGACGGCGTCCCAAGAGCAGGTGGGCGAGGAGCCCGCGGACATCGGCGACGGGGAGAGCGACGAAGTCGAAACGCCCGCAGGACGGACTTTCGCCCCGCCGAACGTCCGCCGACTCGCCCGCGAACTCGGCGTCGACATCGCGAGCGTCTCCGGGTCGGGACCGGGCGGCCGGATCACCGAACGCGACGTGCGCGAGGCCGCGGAAGGGGGAGACGAGACGGACGCGGAGGGACCGAAACGGCTCGACGAGGGACTCAAGTCGGCCACGCGAAAAGCCGGCGAGGACGAGTCGGGCGGCGAGCCGGCATCCGGCACCGCCGACCTCGAAGCCGCCGACCGCGAGCGGACGCTGGCCGCGCCCGCGACCCGAAGGCTCGCCGAGGAGGAGGGGATCGACCTGAACCGGGTGCCCGCGAGCGAGGAACGCGACGGCGAGGCGTTCGTCACGCCGGAGGCCGTGCGAGAATACGCCGAGGCCCAACGGGCGGCGCAGGTCGCCGACGCCGAGGCGGTCGCCGCCGAGGAGCCGAGCGAACGCGAGGAGCGCGAGGAGCGCGTCCCCTACCGCGGGATCCGCCGGACGATCGGCCGACAGATGGCGAACTCGAAGTTCACCGCGCCCCACGTCACCCACCACGACACCGCCGAGGTGGAGGGGCTGGTCGGGACGCGTGCGGACCTCAGAGCCCGCGCCGAGGAGCGGGGCGTTCGCCTGACCTACGTGCCGTTCGTGATGAAGGCGCTGGTCGCCGCCCTGCGCGAGTTCCCCGAGATGAACGCCGCCCTCGACGAGGAGGCAGAGGAGATCGTCGTCAAGCGCTACTACAACGTCGGGATCGCCGTCGCCACCGACGCCGGACTGATGGTGCCGGTGGTGAGAAACGTCGACGAGAAGGGGATCCTGCAACTCGCCTCGGAGGTCAACGAACTGGCCCAGAAGGCCCGCGAGCGCTCGATAACCCGGGAGGAGATGCAGGGCGGGACGTTCACGATCACGAACTTCGGGGCGATCGGCGGCGAGTACGCCACCCCGATCATCAACCACCCCGAGGTCGCCATCCTGGGGCTGGGCGAACTGGCCGAGCGGCCGGTGGTCGAGGACGGATCGGTGGAAGCCGCCCACACGCTGCCGCTGTCGCTGTCGATCGACCACCGCGTGATCGACGGCGCGGATGCCGCGGCGTTCGCGAACCGCGTGATAGAGTACCTGGAGAACCCAACGCTGCTACTGCTGGAGTAA